A stretch of the Aegilops tauschii subsp. strangulata cultivar AL8/78 chromosome 4, Aet v6.0, whole genome shotgun sequence genome encodes the following:
- the LOC109779748 gene encoding uncharacterized protein, with product MSKEDVLKIQTCVLKVNIHCDGCQKKVKKILSKIDGVYQTSIDAEEGKVMVSGLVDPDTIIKKLNKGGKPAVLWGSKPGGVANQFQKLHLDGNGGGGKGQQPKDAGGKGHPKDAGGKAQKGGGKDAKMAMPQPTPQQIQQMQQQMQMKGAPTPQQLQQLQQQMQMKGAPTPQQLQQLQQQMQMKGAPTPQQLQQLQQQMQMKGAPTPQQLQQLQQQMQMKGAPTPQQLQQMQQQMQMKGLKLPPQFMGAAAAKMPFPAGAPAKDPKSVKFNLPDDGWGDDGGSEFDDEFDEFDDDEDYDDEGFEDDYYDDPKMIMKQMAMPPNAGGGDKKGAGNGGKKGGGGNEIPVQIKGNGNNGGGKKDAGGKQQHQGGNGNGNGGGKNGGGGGQPNNVKGGGAPVQGKKGGGAGGPAPGMGGPMGGGMPSQQQAMFRPNMMGGAGFPGMGGPMGHPHAASGAQAGRAMQGMPPAGHYQGAGGGGGGMPSGAEMLQAAAAAGNPMAQQQYMQLIQQQQQQQQMAMLQQQQQQQQMMMMNGGHGGGAGGYPQMGYGPGYGRPPMGSYPMPTAYAMPPQPPAGEPYNYFSDEDPNSCSVM from the exons ATGAGCAAGGAGGATGTGCTCAAGATACAG ACCTGCGTGCTCAAGGTGAACATCCACTGCGACGGGTGCCAGAAGAAGGTGAAGAAGATCCTCAGCAAGATCGATG GCGTGTACCAGACCTCCATCGACGCGGAGGAGGGCAAGGTGATGGTGTCCGGACTCGTGGATCCGGACACCATCATCAAGAAGCTCAACAAGGGCGGCAAGCCCGCTGTGCTCTGGGGCTCCAAGCCCGGCGGCGTCGCCAACCAGTTCCAAAAGCTCCACCTCGACGGTAACGGCGGCGGCGGTAAGGGCCAGCAGCCCAAGGACGCCGGCGGCAAAGGCCATCCCAAAGATGCCGGCGGCAAGGCCCAGAAGGGCGGAGGCAAGGACGCCAAGATGGCGATGCCGCAGCCGACCCCGCAGCAGATTCAGCAAATGCAGCAGCAGATGCAGATGAAAggcgcgccgacgccgcagcaGCTTCAGCAGCTGCAGCAGCAGATGCAGATGAAGGGCGCGCCCACGCCGCAGCAGCTTCAGCAGCTGCAGCAGCAGATGCAGATGAAGGGTGCGCCGACGCCGCAGCAGCTCCAGCAGCTGCAGCAGCAGATGCAGATGAAGggcgcgccgacgccgcagcaGCTCCAGCAGCTGCAGCAGCAGATGCAGATGAAGGGTGCGCCGACGCCGCAGCAGCTCCAGCAGATGCAGCAGCAGATGCAGATGAAGGGGCTGAAGCTGCCGCCGCAGTTCATGGGCGCCGCCGCGGCCAAGATGCCGTTCCCGGCGGGTGCGCCGGCCAAGGACCCCAAGTCCGTCAAGTTCAACCTCCCCGACGACGGCTGGGGCGACGACGGCGGCAGCGAGTTCGACGACGAGTTCGACGAATTTGACGACGACGAAGATTACGACGATGAGGGCTTCGAAGACGACTACTACGACGACCCCAAGATGATCATGAAGCAGATGGCCATGCCGCCGAACGCCGGCGGGGGCGACAAGAAGGGCGCCGGCAATGGTGGGAAGAAGGGCGGTGGAGGAAACGAGATCCCTGTGCAGATCAAGGGGAACGGCAACAACGGCGGCGGCAAGAAAGACGCGGGTGGCAAGCAGCAGCACCAAGGTGGCAACGGCAACGGCAACGGCGGCGGTAAGAACGGAGGCGGCGGTGGGCAGCCGAACAACGTCAAGGGAGGAGGAGCGCCGGTCCAGGGAAAGAAGGGCGGCGGCGCTGGTGGCCCGGCCCCAGGCATGGGTGGCCCGATGGGCGGCGGCATGCCGTCGCAGCAGCAGGCCATGTTCAGGCCTAACATGATGGGCGGCGCCGGTTTCCCCGGCATGGGCGGTCCAATGGGCCACCCGCACGCGGCGAGCGGCGCGCAGGCTGGCCGCGCCATGCAGGGCATGCCGCCGGCTGGGCATTACCagggcgctggcggcggcggcggcggcatgccGTCCGGCGCGGAGATGCTGCAGGCTGCCGCGGCGGCCGGGAATCCCATGGCGCAGCAGCAGTACATGCAACTGAtccagcagcagcaacagcagcagcagatGGCAATGctgcagcaacagcagcagcagcaacaaatgatgatgatgaacggcggccacggcggcggcgcgggagggtaCCCTCAGATGGGCTACGGGCCGGGGTACGGGCGCCCGCCGATGGGCTCGTACCCGATGCCAACCGCCTATGCGATGCCGCCGCAGCCACCAGCGGGCGAGCCTTACAACTACTTCAGCGACGAGGACCCCAACAGCTGCTCGGTGATGTGA